The DNA window GGGCTGCGCGCGGTGGAGCAGGGGGGCTCGGCGACGGTGGGCGGCGGCTTGAGGCTGCGGGCCACGGGAGGACGCGTGCGCTGTGTCGCGTCGAGCCCTGGGGAGACTCCGCGCGCCGGGCCGGAGCTGTGCCTGAAGGGCGCGGGGGCTCAAGGCGTGCTGGAGGGCACCGGGTGGGTCTTCCGCGTGGAGTGCCACGCCCCCCCCGCGGGAATGCACGGCCTGGCGCTGGCTCGGGACCTGTGCTGGCCGCTCACTGTCCGGACGCGCAAGCCAGGGGACCGGGTCCGGATGGGCGCGGGACAACGCCGGCTCCAGGATGTGTTGGTGGATCTTCGAGTGCCCGCGGAGTCGAGGGATTCGCGGCCGGTGGTGCTGGACGCCGAGGGCACGGTGGTGTGGCTTCCGGGACTGTGGACTCCCCCGTCGCCGGTGGGTTCATCCCAGCACTACTTGTGGGCGACGCCCTCGGGTCCGAGCATTCAACGGACCCCTCCGTTATAGACTGGAACAGAATGTTGTCGGGGGGTGGCCGTGCCCCCCTAAATAGTTGAGGGCGTTTTGCTGTTGCTGATACGGTCCGACGACTGGGAGCTCGCCTGGTGTCGGGCAAACGATTGAAAACGCTGGGGTTCCCCTGGCACGGCCCTCAACCCGCCGAGTACCGAAAGGGCAGCTGACACGTGCGTTCGACTTACAAGACCATCGGGCTCTGGGTCATCCTGATCGTCCTCTTCGTCGCCTTCTACAACTTCTTCTCGCAGAGCAACGATCCGGTTCAGGAGCCGTCGTTCACGCAGCTCCTGACGAAGGTGGAGGAGAAGAAGGTCAAGGAAGTGGCGGTCAAGGGCAACACCTATTCCGGCAAGTTCGTGGACACGAGCGAGAAGTTTCGCACGACGGGTCCCGCGCCGGATGCGGCGATGCTGAACCAGCTCCGCAACAACGGAGTGGACGTCAAGTACGAGCGGGAGGAGCAGAACAGCCTCTGGCTGACCATCCTGGGCCAGTGGATGCCCGTGGTCTTCCTGTTCCTCTTCTTCATCTTCTTCATGCGCCAGCTCCAGGGTGGCAGCGGCAAGGCGATGACCTTCGGCAAGTCGAAGGCCAAGCTCCTGAGCGAGAGCCACAACAAGGTCACGTTCGCGGACGTGGCGGGTGTGGACGAGTGCAAGGAAGAGCTCGAGGAGATCGTCGCCTTCCTGAAGGACCCCAAGAAGTTCACCAAGCTGGGCGGCCGCATCCCCAAGGGCGTGCTGATGATGGGCCCCCCGGGTACCGGCAAGACGCTGCTGGCTCGCGCGGTGGCGGGTGAAGCGGGCGTTCCGTTCTTCTCCATCTCCGGCTCGGACTTCGTGGAGATGTTCGTGGGCGTCGGCGCCAGCCGCGTTCGCGACCTGTTCGAGCAGGGCAAGAAGAACGCCCCCTGCATCATCTTCATCGACGAGATTGACGCCGTGGGCCGCCACCGTGGCGCGGGCCTGGGCGGCGGTCACGACGAGCGCGAGCAGACGCTCAACCAGCTGCTCGTGGAGATGGACGGCTTCGAGTCCAACGACGGCGTCATCCTGATTGCGGCGACGAACCGTCCGGACGTGCTGGACCCCGCGCTGCAGCGTCCGGGTCGCTTCGACCGGCGCATCGTGGTGCCGCGTCCGGACCTGAAGGGCCGCCTGGGCGTGCTGAAGGTGCACACCCGCCGCGTGCCGCTGGCGCCGGAAGTGGACCTGGAGGTCATCGCTCGCGGTACGCCGGGCATGACGGGCGCGGACCTGGAGAACCTGGTGAACGAGTCGGCGCTGATGGCCGCGCGGCAGAACAAGGAGCGCGTGGACCTGAGCGACTTCGAGAACGCCAAGGACAAGGTCTTCATGGGGCCGGAGCGCCGGTCGATGATCATGACCGAGAAGGAGAAGAAGAACACGGCCGTGCACGAGGCGGGGCACGCGCTGCTCGCCAAGCTGCTGCCCGGCTGCGACCCGCTCCACAAGGTCACCATCATCCCGCGTGGCCAGGCGCTGGGCGTCACCTGGAGCCTGCCCACCGAGGACAAGGTCAACGGGTACAAGAAGCAGATGCTGGACCAGATCTCCATGGCCATGGGTGGCCGTATCGCCGAGGAGCTGCTCTTCAACGAGATGAGCAGCGGCGCGGCGAACGACATCGAGCGGGCCACCGAGACGGCGCGCGCCATGGTGTGCCGCTGGGGCATGAGCGAGAAGCTGGGGCCCCTGGCGTTCGGCAAGAGCGACGGCGAGGTGTTCCTGGGCCGCGACTTCAACTCGTCCAAGGACTACTCCGAGGACACCGCGCGGCAGATTGACGCCGAGGTCCGCAGCATCGTCGTGGGTTGCTACGAGCGCGGCCGGACGCTCCTCACGGAGAACCTGGAAGCCCTCAAGCGCGTCTCCGACGCCCTGGTCGAGTACGAGACGCTCGACGCCGAGGACGTGAACATCCTCCTGCAGGGTGGCCAGCTCACCCGGGAGCGTCCGCCCCCGCGCGTGAATGCGCCCCCGAAGGCGACGGAGAAGAAGGACAAGCGGAAGATCCTCGACGCGCTCGAGGGGCTCCCGAAGATGGAGCCGAACAAGGCGTAGTCCTCGCCTGTCGCGGTTGATTCAACGAAGGCCCTTCCCATCCGTGGGGAGGGCCTTTCGCGTTATAGGGTGCCCATGATTCGTGCCCGCCCCATCAGCGTGGACCGTCCGGAGGACCTGACGCTGGCCCTGCGTCGCATGGGCCTGCCCACGCCGGCGCGCGAGTACCTGCTGGAGAAGGTGCCCCACGCGCAGGTGCTCCTCACCGGCGTGCCTCGGGAGGTGAGTGCGTTCCT is part of the Myxococcus landrumus genome and encodes:
- the ftsH gene encoding ATP-dependent zinc metalloprotease FtsH; this translates as MRSTYKTIGLWVILIVLFVAFYNFFSQSNDPVQEPSFTQLLTKVEEKKVKEVAVKGNTYSGKFVDTSEKFRTTGPAPDAAMLNQLRNNGVDVKYEREEQNSLWLTILGQWMPVVFLFLFFIFFMRQLQGGSGKAMTFGKSKAKLLSESHNKVTFADVAGVDECKEELEEIVAFLKDPKKFTKLGGRIPKGVLMMGPPGTGKTLLARAVAGEAGVPFFSISGSDFVEMFVGVGASRVRDLFEQGKKNAPCIIFIDEIDAVGRHRGAGLGGGHDEREQTLNQLLVEMDGFESNDGVILIAATNRPDVLDPALQRPGRFDRRIVVPRPDLKGRLGVLKVHTRRVPLAPEVDLEVIARGTPGMTGADLENLVNESALMAARQNKERVDLSDFENAKDKVFMGPERRSMIMTEKEKKNTAVHEAGHALLAKLLPGCDPLHKVTIIPRGQALGVTWSLPTEDKVNGYKKQMLDQISMAMGGRIAEELLFNEMSSGAANDIERATETARAMVCRWGMSEKLGPLAFGKSDGEVFLGRDFNSSKDYSEDTARQIDAEVRSIVVGCYERGRTLLTENLEALKRVSDALVEYETLDAEDVNILLQGGQLTRERPPPRVNAPPKATEKKDKRKILDALEGLPKMEPNKA